The sequence ACGGGAAAAATGCGGAGGAAGCGGCGCACGTAAAACCTGGGGATGCTGGCCCGACCCCTTCCCCCCGATTTCTCCCTGAGAAGCAGGGTTGTGATCAGAAACCCACTGATGACAAAGAAGATCATCACGCCCAGGTTGCCCCCCGAAACAAAGCGAAGAATGCGGCCGGCCCACTCCGGGGTGCCGTTGGCATGGGCCAGATGCAAGGCGATAACGAGGAGGATGGATACGGCACGCAGGCCGTTCAAGGAAGGGATGGTGTTCACTGATGTTTTCGATTCAGCTCCCGTTTGTTCCCCGCACATTGCTCCGATGGATGGGCTTGGAACCACAGTGACCGCAGGCTCGACGGGGTGTAATAGAGTATACTGTCACCGATTATGAAATGACGGTGCGATTGCGGCCGGAGTTCTTGGCCTGGTAGAGGGCGCCGTCCGCCTTCTTGATGAACTCCTCGGAGGGAAGCAGGGTTTCCGCATCGATGACGTATCCGCCCACGCTCATGGTCACGGGAATCCGGTGCGGCTCGAAGATGAAGAGATGGTTCATCACGCTTTCGCGGATTTTTTCCGCCATGGACCAGGCATGCTGGGAGTCCAACCGGGCCGCCAGCACACTGAACTCCTCTCCCCCGTACCGCGCAAAGAGGTCCTCTTTGCGCACGCACGAGCGGGCGACGGACGCCACGCCCTGAAGGACTTGATCCCCTGCCACGTGGCCGAATTGATCGTTGACCTTCTTGAAATGATCCACGTCCATCATGAGCAGTGCCAGCGGTTGTTTGGTCCGTTTCGTTTCGCTGAGCTTCACTTCCAATTGGTCGAGAAAAAACCGCTTGTTGAAGACGTCCGTGAGGCCATCGCGCGTGGCCATCCGGTACATTTCGTCCACGCAGGAGGCCTCCACGTCGTCGGCGAGAAAGAACTTCACGGCGGTGGCGCCGATGTGGATCCGGTCCCCATCCTTCAGGGCCATCTCGTCCACCCTCGCCCCGTTCACATACGTTCCGTTCGTGCTCCCCACGTCCCGCACGCGGACTCCGCCCGTTTCCATGATGATCTCCGCGTGGTGGCGTGACACACTATCATCCGTCGGAAACCGGATCTCCATGTCCGTGCCGCGGCCCAGTCTTGTTCGGCCGGCGGCGATGTCCAGCCGCGTCCCTCGAAGCTCGCCGGTGAGAACGAACAAGCACGCCTTCTTCGCCTCACCGGCGCCCGCGGGCGACGTGGCGCGCCGGGTGGTTCGTTGCGTCGTTCGCTCGGTCATGAATCGAGAGCTACGTTACCGCCGCCCCCGGCCGACTTCAAGTAGGCGCCTGGAGCTTATAGGGTGACTTCGAGAAGCGATGAGATCGCGGAGGACTTCCCCGCGATGATCCAGTATCTCCCCGGCAAATCCGGAGCTGTGAGCGTGTACGTTTCCTTGAAACTGCCGATCACCTGGATACAGATTTCACCCTTGTCGATCATCACGGGGTTCAGGAAGATGGAGCATCCGTCACGTTTCTCCTCCATGCGCGAGAGCTTGTAGCAAGGAGTGGGAAGGCTTCCCTCGATCGTGACGTACACCGGCTGGCCCGGTCCGGCCGAGGCCGGCTGGAGCGAAATGGCCGACGGGGTCGCAGCCGATTCGGCAAGGCCGGGTACCGTGGTTGGGAGGGCCGGGTCTGCACAAGCAGATGGGGTCGGGGGGGGTGGTGGTGCGGCCCCGGACTCCTTGTCCGAATCGCTGCACGAAGGCGAGGCCAGGAAAAAGAAGGCGAGAAGCAGTCCCGCTCCTCTTCGCGGATGTCTGGCAATCGAGAGATTGAGTTTCATGTCGCTCCCGGCCAGTGGCGTTCCAGGTAGCCCATCGCGTTGTCGAAGAGAATCTTCCTTGCGACCGACTCGCCGTAGCGCTTCACAAGAGCGTCGTGGAGCCGCGGCATGCCGGAGATGTCGCCAATTTCACGAAGGGTCATCGTCCCGCTCATGTCACTGCCAATGCTCACCGTATTCTCACCGCCCAGGGACAGCCAGTGGTCGATGTGTCCGGTCACATCCTCCATCCGGCCCCACACGGCGGTCCGGCGAAGATAGTGGGGGTAAAGTATGATTCCCATCAGACCCCCCTTCTTGATCATCTCGCGACTCTGCTCGTCCGACAGATTCCGTGAGTGGCCGCAGACCGTGCGGCAGGCCCCATGGGAAAAGATGGGAGGTTTTCTCGCCTGCTCAAGCATGTCCCAAAATCCCGTCTCGGAGGCGTGGGCGACATCGACGATCATCCCCTGATCCTCCAATGTTCTCAGGAGTTCCCGACCGAACGGGCGAAGGCCGCGATTCGAGGAGAAGGCACCGGTGAGAAACGTGTCCCCCACGGGCGTATTGATGAAATGAACCATGGTGACGTAGAAGATGCCCTTTGACTTGAAATAGGCGACGTTCTCCAGATCGTTCCCAATGTGGTGGCCGCCTTCAAGGGCCAGGATTGCCGCGGTGCGTCCCGATTGAATGATCGGCTGGATTTCCGATGGAGTCTTCGCGTGAGCGAGGACATCCGAGTGAGCGGACACCCAGGTTTCGAAGACCCTGATTTGCGCCTTGGCATTCTCGAAGCAGTTCGAACGGGGCAATCGATTGAAGGCGTACACACAGAAGGTGATGAGCTTCACCCCGCTCGCCTTGATTCCCGGGATGTCGATGTGCGTGCCGATGGGGCCCCAGGGGAGAAACAAGGGATGCGGCTGCGGCGTCGCCAATTTCTTCCGGTAGTAGTACATCGGGATCAGCGCGTGCGTGTGCAGATCGGCCATCGGGAGGAGATCCATGGTGTGGTCCAATACTAGTCAGTCTCGTCAGAATCTCAACCCGCTGCCCCTACCGGTGCGCGTCAAAGTCGTCGAGCGAGCCGCTGTCTTTCTTCTCAGGAGGTTTCTTGCCATCGCCTTCTTCCTCCAGCCCTGCTTCCAAGCGGATTCCCACGCTGACCGTGAGGCCCTGATGAACATAGACATCATCAAACGGGACCATCGCGGCGGCCACGACACCCAGCCACGGCGCCGGGCGGGCCTCCACTCCCGCAAGGGCCAACGGGAGCGATTGTTCCCTCAGCTTGGGCGCATAGCACTCGCCGGCAGTGTCAACGCAGTTCGGCTCGAACCCAAGATTTCGGACCACGCCCCGCACTCCGGCCCCTCCAAAGGGGAGGAACTTTCCGAGATGCCCGTGGAGGATGAACTCGATGTGGCCCAAGATTTCGGTATCCACACCATTGCCCACCAAGCTCCACTCCGAAGTCTTCAACTCGTAGACGGAATAGGGGATCGCCTGCCAATCGAAGCCCACCCCCACCGATCCCCCAACGCTTTTCATCTCTTTCCTCAGGTGCAGGAAGGGGCCGAATCCGTGCGGCTTGTCGCGACTTGCCACCGCGGGAACATCGTCATAGTTACGAACCGCGCCGGCACGGCTTCCGAATATGTAGCTCACGCCGATCGACAGCCACTCGAGCGGCATGGCGTAAGGAGAAACCTCGCCCATGCGCGCGGCCACGCGCACCCCGGCATCACCCGGGCGCCCCACGCCCGCCGTCTGCAAGTCGGCCAGGCCGGGGGAGGCCGCCGCCCGAACTCCGACGGCCCTCTTGTGCCCGGCGTGCCCCGAATCCAGTGGGAGCACGGCCGGTGGGACCAAAGCGACTCGACGGATGTTCCGTACCGTTGGTTCACACGAAGCGGAGAAGATCAGCGCAGGAAGCACACCCCCGGAGATCAGAGCCCTCCAACCCATCCTTTTCATCGTACGCCTCTCTGTCAAAACCTCAATCCCATCCCGGCCAGAAGGGTGCTGAACGAACCCTTGTCTTCGGACGCGATGGAGCCGCTGCCCTCCACCTTGAAATCGAAGCTGATGAACTCAAAGAGCGGCGTTGCCGCATACACAAAAAGGTTCTTGATGGGAAATGCACGCAGGCCCACCATCGCTTGAAAATCGAGGATCGTGCTTTTCGTCCTGACCCCTTCGAATTCGGAGGACATCAGGATGCCGTCGAGTCCCACTTCCAAAATCGGGGCCACCACGTCCGCGATGGAGATCATCATCCCGCCGCCTGCGCGGAAGAGCTGAGGCTTCACGTCTTTGTCCGAAAAATCATACCCGTAGCCCAGGCCATAGAAGAAGCCGCCCTTGGGCCCTCCTGCCGCAACGGTCGTCTTCCCGACAAACCCGCCGAAAACCCCTTTTTTCTCCATGAAGAAAGCCGGCGACCCACCCCGAAGAACCTTGAAATGCGAGAGCGAAAGAGAACCCATCGCGTCTTTCTCACCCAGCTTGTAGACGAAACCTCCCCGGAAGGCGTGGTCCGGCGTTCGGCGGCTTCTCCCCTCTCCCCATCCCGTGAGGCCGGCATCGAATCCGAAGGCAAAGGTCCCGCCGCCTGCGAAGCCGTTGGGGTCGGTGCCTTCTTCGAGCAATCCCTGACGCTCGATCCCGCCCTGTTGCAGCGGCGTCCAGAAGAAAACATCCGCCGGACCGAACCCCACGGCCAGCCGCAGGCCGCTGGTCCAA comes from Nitrospirota bacterium and encodes:
- a CDS encoding GGDEF domain-containing protein — encoded protein: MTERTTQRTTRRATSPAGAGEAKKACLFVLTGELRGTRLDIAAGRTRLGRGTDMEIRFPTDDSVSRHHAEIIMETGGVRVRDVGSTNGTYVNGARVDEMALKDGDRIHIGATAVKFFLADDVEASCVDEMYRMATRDGLTDVFNKRFFLDQLEVKLSETKRTKQPLALLMMDVDHFKKVNDQFGHVAGDQVLQGVASVARSCVRKEDLFARYGGEEFSVLAARLDSQHAWSMAEKIRESVMNHLFIFEPHRIPVTMSVGGYVIDAETLLPSEEFIKKADGALYQAKNSGRNRTVIS
- a CDS encoding membrane dipeptidase, which codes for MDHTMDLLPMADLHTHALIPMYYYRKKLATPQPHPLFLPWGPIGTHIDIPGIKASGVKLITFCVYAFNRLPRSNCFENAKAQIRVFETWVSAHSDVLAHAKTPSEIQPIIQSGRTAAILALEGGHHIGNDLENVAYFKSKGIFYVTMVHFINTPVGDTFLTGAFSSNRGLRPFGRELLRTLEDQGMIVDVAHASETGFWDMLEQARKPPIFSHGACRTVCGHSRNLSDEQSREMIKKGGLMGIILYPHYLRRTAVWGRMEDVTGHIDHWLSLGGENTVSIGSDMSGTMTLREIGDISGMPRLHDALVKRYGESVARKILFDNAMGYLERHWPGAT